A single window of Anopheles moucheti chromosome 2, idAnoMoucSN_F20_07, whole genome shotgun sequence DNA harbors:
- the LOC128297243 gene encoding histone H3-like has protein sequence MARTKQTARKSTGGKAPRKQLATKAARKSAPATGGVKKPHRYRPGTVALREIRRYQKSTELLIRKLPFQRLVREIAQDFKTDLRFQSSAVMALQEASEAYLVGLFEDTNLCAIHAKRVTIMPKDIQLARRIRGMARTKQTARKSTGGKAPRKQLATKAARKSAPATGGVKKPHRYRPGTVALREIRRYQKSTELLIRKLPFQRLVREIAQDFKTDLRFQSSAVMALQEASEAYLVGLFEDTNLCAIHAKRVTIMPKDIQLARRIRGERA, from the exons atggcccgtacgaagcaaactgcccgtaagtcgaccggaggtaaggctccgcgcaagcagctggccaccaaggctgctcgcaagagtgccccggccaccggaggagtgaagaagccgcatcgttaccgtccgggaaccgtagccctgcgtgagatccgtcgctaccagaaatcgaccgagctgctgatccgcaagctgcccttccagcgtctggtgcgtgaaattgcccaggacttcaagaccgatctgcgcttccagagctcggccgtgatggccctgcaggaggccagcgaggcgtaccttgtcggcctgttcgaggacaccaacttgtgcgccattcatgcgaagcgcgtcaccatcatgccgaaagacattcagctggctcgtcgcatccgcgga atggcccgtacgaagcaaactgcccgtaagtcgaccggaggtaaggctccgcgcaagcagctggccaccaaggctgctcgcaagagtgccccggccaccggaggagtgaagaagccgcatcgttaccgtccgggaaccgtagccctgcgtgagatccgtcgctaccagaaatcgaccgagctgctgatccgcaagctgcccttccagcgtctggtgcgtgaaattgcccaggacttcaagaccgatctgcgcttccagagctcggccgtgatggccctgcaggaggccagcgaggcgtaccttgtcggcctgttcgaggacaccaacttgtgcgccattcatgcgaagcgcgtcaccatcatgccgaaagacattcagctggctcgtcgcatccgcggagagcgtgcctaa